In a genomic window of Occallatibacter riparius:
- a CDS encoding tetratricopeptide repeat protein: MLKAFSKYRLPIHPRRELVMLVSITGLIIVLFIGVTALSRLFYTQQDDLAARWSARGAADLAAARFSDAMNDYRASLRYAPDSSAIQLGMAEALIGLKRPSEASAYLVNLWQAQPENGVVNRELARIAAGENNSRGALRYYHNAIYAIWSGDAERQRRDTRWELVRYLLGIKAFAQAQSELIALAAEVGEDPGQQIELGHYFLKVQDNQRALAAFRLSLHADPHNQAALAGAGAAAFSMGDYSRAREFLQTAVKESPADRESQNLLDVAEQVDQLDPYRRQISDAERDRAVIGAFQTAGQRLKSCPAAARAPMVVGAPETLNDAWTKLEPQVTARDLRRNQDVVNRALSLAFRIERQAVSQCGSGSSADAALILISKLHEGS; this comes from the coding sequence ATGTTAAAGGCCTTTTCCAAATACCGTCTCCCAATTCACCCGCGCCGGGAATTGGTGATGCTGGTCTCCATCACGGGCCTGATCATTGTTCTGTTCATCGGGGTAACGGCTCTCTCCCGGTTGTTTTACACACAGCAGGATGACCTTGCGGCGCGGTGGTCTGCGCGCGGCGCGGCCGACCTGGCGGCGGCCAGATTCAGCGACGCCATGAACGACTATCGCGCTTCTCTGCGGTACGCGCCGGACAGCTCCGCCATCCAACTCGGAATGGCGGAAGCCCTGATTGGGCTCAAGCGACCGAGCGAAGCATCGGCATATTTGGTTAATCTGTGGCAGGCCCAGCCTGAGAACGGAGTGGTGAATCGCGAACTGGCGCGCATCGCTGCCGGAGAGAACAACTCACGCGGCGCGCTGCGCTACTACCACAACGCCATCTATGCCATCTGGAGCGGCGACGCAGAGCGCCAGCGCCGCGATACTCGCTGGGAACTCGTCCGGTATCTGCTCGGTATCAAAGCGTTTGCACAAGCGCAATCGGAGTTGATCGCGCTTGCAGCAGAGGTGGGAGAAGATCCCGGGCAGCAGATCGAACTCGGGCATTATTTCCTGAAAGTTCAGGATAATCAGCGTGCCCTGGCGGCGTTTCGGCTGAGCCTGCATGCCGATCCCCACAACCAGGCGGCGCTGGCCGGCGCGGGAGCAGCGGCATTCAGCATGGGCGATTACTCGCGCGCGCGCGAGTTTCTGCAGACCGCGGTTAAGGAGTCGCCAGCAGATCGGGAGAGCCAGAACTTGCTGGATGTGGCGGAGCAGGTGGACCAGCTCGATCCGTACCGGCGGCAGATCTCCGATGCGGAGCGCGATCGCGCGGTGATTGGCGCCTTCCAAACGGCAGGACAGCGGCTCAAGTCGTGCCCGGCGGCGGCGCGTGCACCCATGGTTGTTGGTGCGCCTGAGACCCTGAACGACGCCTGGACAAAGCTGGAACCGCAGGTGACCGCGCGCGACCTGCGCCGCAACCAGGATGTGGTGAACCGCGCGCTCAGCCTTGCCTTCCGGATTGAACGGCAGGCGGTGAGCCAATGCGGGTCTGGGTCAAGCGCCGACGCGGCGCTCATCCTCATATCGAAATTGCACGAGGGGAGTTGA
- a CDS encoding RNA polymerase sigma factor, translating to MSSLGMLERARMEGWADEEIVRRVLDGDLALFELLMRRNNQRVYRATRSILRDDAECEDVMQEAYVRAYEHLNQFEGRAQFSTWLTRIAVNEALRRLAARGRMDPLDMPYDGENDAIPEPVSNAFTPEMNASSAEAASLLEQAILSLPQTYRTVIVLRDVEEMSTAETAEALSITESNVKVRLHRAHELLREELYARAGASAAQAFGFHAVRCDRVVASVMARLGATRSAS from the coding sequence ATGAGTTCATTGGGAATGCTGGAGCGGGCGCGCATGGAAGGCTGGGCCGATGAAGAGATTGTGCGCCGCGTGCTCGACGGAGATCTTGCCCTGTTCGAGTTGCTCATGCGCCGGAACAACCAGCGTGTCTACCGTGCCACGCGCAGCATTCTGCGCGACGATGCCGAATGCGAAGACGTGATGCAGGAGGCCTACGTGCGCGCTTACGAGCATCTCAACCAGTTCGAGGGCCGCGCGCAGTTCTCTACCTGGTTGACGCGCATTGCTGTGAACGAGGCTCTCAGGCGACTGGCAGCCCGAGGAAGGATGGACCCGCTCGATATGCCGTACGACGGAGAGAATGATGCCATACCGGAGCCGGTCTCCAATGCCTTCACGCCAGAGATGAACGCCTCAAGCGCCGAGGCGGCAAGCCTGCTGGAACAGGCCATTCTCTCCCTCCCTCAGACGTATCGGACCGTCATTGTTCTGCGCGATGTGGAGGAGATGAGCACAGCCGAGACGGCCGAGGCTCTCTCTATCACTGAATCCAACGTCAAAGTGCGCCTGCACCGCGCACACGAGTTGCTGCGAGAGGAACTGTATGCGCGGGCCGGAGCTTCGGCTGCGCAGGCGTTCGGATTCCACGCGGTTCGTTGCGATCGGGTCGTCGCGTCTGTCATGGCGCGCCTCGGTGCGACCCGATCCGCGAGTTAA
- a CDS encoding chloride channel protein, with translation MQETSAHSVIVEDGQSEHSRAGWPVSLNALRNVFREERLFLILSVFIGILSGLAVVCFRFSIEWCRIYLLGSGTNLSPVRLFLAPTLTGLAIAVLVIHVFPLARGSGVNQTKAALYIFNGYIPFRTAVGKFITSALAIGSGFSLGPEDPSLQIGACIASAVGSGMRLSRDRMRLIAPVGAAAGLAAAFNAPISAVLFVIEEVIGRWTAGILGSVVLSAISSVVVTRWFLGSESLFRIPPVELKRPSELIAYAILGIVGGVASVVFAGGIGYLRPRFRELAPWTQYIQPAVAGLLIGLIGYLGAPQVMGAGYEYMDEAIHGHFTWQFLAILAGLKILATLLSFVSGTPGGMFAPTLFIGAMLGAAVGGAEHVILPQFSFSPGTYALVGMGVLFAGFLRAPMTSVFMVLEVSGNYSIIVPVIVANTFAYVIARGLQPTPIFDVLTRQDGLELPSMEEQREESILRVEDAMRPPTDPVIDGEDTVDRAARVFQETQRDALLVRLKPNGWSNVGRDELNTFRQEGKGAEPLGSLLQARHVPGLHPDHPLDMALRYVDRWQLVPVVNRANLRELVGVVTQRDVLERYRDFGGE, from the coding sequence TTGCAGGAAACCAGCGCCCATAGCGTGATTGTCGAAGACGGGCAGAGCGAGCACTCTCGCGCCGGCTGGCCTGTCAGTCTGAACGCGTTGCGAAATGTGTTTCGGGAAGAACGGCTGTTTCTGATTCTCTCGGTCTTCATCGGGATTCTCTCCGGACTCGCGGTCGTATGCTTCCGGTTCTCGATTGAATGGTGCCGCATCTACCTGCTTGGTTCCGGCACCAATCTCTCCCCCGTCCGCCTCTTCCTTGCTCCCACCTTGACGGGCTTGGCGATCGCAGTCCTCGTGATCCACGTCTTCCCGCTGGCGCGCGGCAGCGGCGTCAACCAGACCAAGGCGGCGCTCTACATCTTCAACGGCTATATCCCGTTCCGAACCGCGGTAGGCAAGTTCATCACGTCAGCCCTGGCCATCGGTTCGGGGTTCTCGCTCGGGCCTGAAGACCCCTCGCTGCAGATCGGCGCATGCATCGCTTCAGCGGTCGGCTCCGGCATGCGGCTCTCGCGCGATCGCATGCGGCTGATTGCCCCCGTAGGCGCCGCGGCTGGATTAGCCGCAGCATTCAATGCGCCCATCTCCGCCGTGCTGTTCGTAATTGAAGAAGTCATCGGCCGCTGGACCGCCGGTATTCTCGGCTCCGTGGTGCTATCGGCTATTTCCAGCGTGGTGGTCACACGCTGGTTCCTTGGATCGGAATCGCTGTTCCGCATTCCGCCAGTGGAATTGAAGCGCCCGTCGGAACTGATTGCTTATGCGATCTTGGGCATCGTCGGCGGAGTGGCCTCTGTAGTCTTCGCCGGAGGCATCGGTTATCTGCGGCCGCGCTTCCGGGAACTTGCGCCGTGGACGCAGTACATCCAGCCCGCCGTGGCAGGACTGCTCATCGGGCTGATCGGCTATCTGGGCGCGCCTCAGGTGATGGGCGCCGGGTACGAGTACATGGACGAGGCCATCCACGGCCATTTCACGTGGCAGTTTCTCGCCATCCTCGCCGGACTCAAAATTCTCGCCACACTCCTGTCATTTGTCAGCGGCACCCCGGGCGGCATGTTCGCGCCCACGCTGTTTATCGGTGCCATGCTGGGCGCAGCTGTCGGCGGCGCGGAACACGTGATTCTGCCGCAGTTCTCCTTCTCACCCGGCACCTACGCGCTGGTGGGCATGGGAGTGCTCTTCGCCGGATTCCTGCGCGCGCCCATGACGTCCGTCTTCATGGTGCTCGAGGTCAGCGGAAACTACTCCATTATCGTTCCCGTCATCGTTGCCAACACCTTCGCGTACGTCATCGCCCGCGGCCTTCAGCCCACGCCTATCTTCGACGTGCTCACGCGCCAGGACGGGCTCGAACTGCCCTCGATGGAGGAGCAGCGGGAAGAGAGCATCCTGCGCGTTGAGGATGCCATGCGGCCACCCACCGACCCGGTCATCGACGGCGAAGATACGGTAGATCGCGCCGCGCGCGTGTTCCAGGAGACACAACGGGACGCCCTGCTCGTCCGCCTCAAGCCAAATGGTTGGAGCAACGTAGGCCGCGATGAACTGAATACGTTCAGGCAGGAAGGCAAGGGCGCGGAGCCGCTTGGATCGCTGCTTCAGGCGCGTCATGTTCCCGGCCTGCATCCCGATCATCCGCTCGACATGGCTCTGCGTTACGTGGACCGCTGGCAGCTTGTGCCGGTGGTGAACCGCGCCAATCTGCGCGAACTTGTCGGTGTGGTGACCCAGCGCGATGTTCTTGAGCGCTATCGCGACTTCGGCGGCGAGTAA